From Azospirillum brasilense:
GCAGGTCGTCGTAAAGCCGGTGCGCTCCCCACCAGCGCCACAGCGCGTCCTCGTCCGGCGAGATCAGCGAGGTGAAGCCGCCGGTGAAGCTCTGCCATTCGTTGAGGAAGCGGCTGCCGACGCTGGTCAGCACCGGAATGCCCTCGGCGATGCCGGCCAGCAGCTCGTCCGCCAGCCCTTCACCGTGTGCCTCCAGCCCGGCGAACTTGTTGACCACAAGGAGATCGGCGCGCTCCGCGATGGCGCGGCGCAGCGCCTGGCTGGCCTCGGCCACCCCCTGGGGATCGACGCGGCAGGACTGCGACTGGCGGCCCAGATGCTGGGAGATGTCGTAGGCCTGGCCGGTGGCGACGTCCACCAGCTCCATCAGGTCGGCGCAGTCGCCGGGGGCACCGGTGTTGCGCTGGATCACGCCGCCGACGCGGAAGCCGCGCCGCTGCAATTCCATCACGAACCGGTCGATCATCGCGTCCACGGCGGTGGAGCCGGGGCCATGGACCACCGCGCCGGGACGCAGCGGGGGCGGAACCGCGGGGCGCAGGGTCGGCATGGGGCGGGCTCCTTCAGGAATGGATAACGGCCGGGGCAATGACGGGAATCACGCGGCGCCGCCGCCGCGGCGGATGTGGTACACGAACACCTCGCCGCGCGTCTCGTGCGCCAGCAGGACGTTTTCGGTCGTGTTGCAGAAATGCTTGAAATCGATGATCGACGCCGGGTCGGTGGCGTAGACGATCACCTCCTCCCCCTCGGCCATTTTGTCCAGCAGGGCGCGCGTCCGCAGGATGGGCAGCGGGCAATGCAGCCCCTTAACGTCGAGTTCCTTTGCTGCCACGGACTAACCTCTTCTTCTGCATGGGCACCGGACGCCGCGACTGTAGCGGGTTCGCGCCGCCGTCTCCACCGTTCCCATAGATTTGGCGTTCCAGACAGTTTGGCGGTCCGGAAGCCCAGGGCACCTTTGCCGGGCTGGGATGTTAGCCAGGGAAATGGATTCGAACGAACAATGCGGGAGCAACGCTTATGGCCGGTCGGCATTTCGACAAGGTGGTGGTCATCACCGGGGCGTCCAGCGGGATCGGCCGGGCGACCGCCCTGGAATTCGCGCGCCATGGCGCCGCGGTGGTCCTGGCGGCGCGGCGC
This genomic window contains:
- a CDS encoding sulfurtransferase TusA family protein; translated protein: MAAKELDVKGLHCPLPILRTRALLDKMAEGEEVIVYATDPASIIDFKHFCNTTENVLLAHETRGEVFVYHIRRGGGAA